From the genome of Mycobacterium dioxanotrophicus, one region includes:
- a CDS encoding glycerol-3-phosphate dehydrogenase/oxidase, with protein sequence MSRSAALNRARRVNELAALADGEQLDVLVIGGGITGAGIALDAATRGLSVALVEKHDVAFGTSRWSSKLVHGGLRYLATGNVGIARRSAIERGILMTRNAPHLVKAMPQLVPLLPSMSGPSRALVRTGFVAGDGLRRLAGTPATVLPRSRRVDAARAVELAPTVRTDGLDGAFLAYDGQLIDDARLVVAVARTAAQHGAKILTRLAATGAQRNSVTLTEQVTGETFDVTARAVINATGVWAGEVDPSITLRPSRGTHLVFDAAAFGNPTAALTVPIPGELNRFVFAMPEQLGRVYLGLTDEDAPGPIPDVPQPTPGEITFLLDTVNGALATALTPGDVRGAYAGLRPLIEGTADARSTGGTADARGAGSTADVSREHAVVESPDGVLSVIGGKLTEYRYMAQDVLDRAVALRGLPATACRTRNLPLVGAPANPVSTLRAPMELPLSLVARYGAEAPNVVAQAGCDRPTERVADGIDVTRAEFEYAVTHEGALTVDDILDRRTRIGLVADDRARAAEVAAEFLARV encoded by the coding sequence ATGAGCCGCTCCGCCGCACTCAACCGGGCCCGCCGCGTGAACGAACTCGCCGCGCTGGCCGATGGTGAACAGCTCGATGTGCTCGTCATCGGTGGTGGCATCACCGGCGCAGGCATCGCGCTGGATGCCGCCACCCGCGGGCTGAGCGTTGCCCTGGTGGAAAAACACGATGTCGCCTTCGGCACCAGCAGGTGGAGCTCCAAACTGGTGCACGGCGGGCTGCGCTACCTCGCGACCGGAAACGTCGGGATCGCGCGGCGCAGCGCCATCGAACGTGGAATCCTCATGACCCGCAACGCTCCTCACCTCGTCAAGGCCATGCCGCAGCTGGTGCCGCTGTTGCCGTCGATGAGCGGCCCGTCGCGGGCGCTGGTCCGCACCGGATTCGTCGCCGGGGACGGTTTGCGCAGGCTCGCCGGAACTCCCGCCACGGTATTGCCGCGGTCACGGCGGGTGGACGCCGCCCGCGCGGTCGAGTTGGCGCCCACTGTGCGTACCGACGGTCTGGACGGCGCATTTCTGGCCTACGACGGTCAGCTCATCGACGACGCCCGGCTGGTGGTCGCCGTCGCCCGTACCGCAGCCCAACACGGCGCCAAGATCCTGACCAGGCTCGCTGCCACTGGCGCACAACGCAATTCGGTCACGCTGACCGAGCAGGTCACGGGCGAGACGTTCGACGTGACCGCCCGTGCCGTGATCAATGCCACCGGCGTCTGGGCAGGCGAGGTGGACCCGTCCATCACGCTGCGACCGAGCCGCGGCACGCATCTGGTGTTCGATGCCGCGGCCTTCGGCAATCCGACTGCGGCGCTGACCGTGCCGATTCCGGGAGAGTTGAACCGGTTCGTCTTCGCGATGCCCGAACAGCTCGGCCGGGTATACCTCGGACTTACCGACGAAGATGCCCCCGGTCCCATACCCGATGTGCCGCAACCGACTCCGGGTGAGATCACCTTTCTGCTGGACACGGTGAACGGCGCATTGGCCACGGCACTGACCCCTGGTGACGTGCGCGGCGCCTACGCGGGGCTGCGGCCCCTGATCGAGGGCACCGCGGACGCGAGGAGCACCGGGGGCACCGCGGACGCGAGGGGTGCCGGGAGTACCGCCGACGTCTCCCGTGAGCATGCCGTCGTCGAGTCACCCGACGGTGTGCTGAGTGTCATCGGCGGCAAGCTTACGGAATACCGGTATATGGCCCAGGACGTCCTGGACCGCGCGGTCGCGCTGCGCGGCTTGCCCGCCACCGCGTGCCGCACCCGCAATCTGCCCCTGGTGGGCGCCCCGGCCAATCCGGTGTCGACGTTGCGCGCGCCGATGGAGCTGCCACTGTCCCTGGTGGCCCGCTACGGAGCCGAGGCGCCCAACGTCGTCGCGCAAGCCGGCTGCGACCGCCCGACCGAGCGTGTGGCTGACGGGATCGACGTGACGCGAGCGGAGTTCGAATACGCCGTGACGCACGAGGGCGCGCTGACCGTCGACGACATCCTGGATCGGCGCACCCGCATCGGCCTGGTGGCCGACGACCGGGCCCGGGCGGCGGAGGTTGCCGCGGAGTTCCTGGCGCGGGTGTGA
- a CDS encoding TetR/AcrR family transcriptional regulator yields MAGAASTSSPRRSPGRLDRSRDPQILDAALRGVAELGYDRLTMDDIAARAGVGKAAIYRRWPSKPVVIADAIAHWRRRQGSVELPDTGSLRGDIEAIVAAVPEFDDAGLSTIQVIVGVATAAMHDPVLAAALDDLVLSPPRQMIRLLLDHAQARGEIPSGRDLSLIPDVALGLNVVRVITGRPIDRVFVRRVLEDVILPLAGAPAP; encoded by the coding sequence ATGGCAGGTGCTGCGTCGACATCGAGCCCGCGGCGCAGCCCGGGGCGCCTGGACCGCTCTCGTGACCCGCAGATTCTCGATGCAGCCCTGCGGGGTGTGGCAGAACTGGGGTATGACCGGCTCACCATGGACGACATCGCGGCGCGGGCCGGCGTGGGCAAAGCGGCGATCTATCGGCGGTGGCCGTCGAAGCCCGTCGTGATCGCCGATGCGATCGCGCACTGGCGGCGCCGTCAGGGTTCGGTCGAACTACCCGACACGGGAAGCCTGCGCGGCGACATCGAAGCGATCGTCGCTGCGGTACCCGAATTCGACGACGCTGGGCTGAGCACGATTCAGGTGATTGTCGGGGTCGCGACGGCCGCGATGCACGATCCCGTCCTTGCGGCCGCCTTGGACGACCTTGTGCTCTCCCCTCCTCGCCAGATGATCCGGCTGCTGCTCGACCATGCGCAGGCGCGTGGCGAGATCCCGTCCGGGCGCGACCTGAGCCTGATACCGGACGTGGCGCTGGGCCTCAACGTGGTGCGGGTGATCACCGGGCGGCCGATCGACCGGGTCTTCGTGCGGCGGGTGCTCGAGGACGTCATCCTGCCGCTCGCCGGCGCACCGGCGCCGTAG
- a CDS encoding FAD-dependent monooxygenase has protein sequence MNEVRVPVLIVGAGVAGLACADLLAQHGVESMLVEKRREAFVYPKARNITCRTLEILRSLGLGDQVHAVADGVTSMMLKPTLNSPSAEPAMDVDAIFAVFDGLSPEPVAQYCPQSHLEPMLLNDIRRRGSRVRYGTSLVGFTEKPDGVTAELSSEVGSQTVHADYLIAADGVRSPIRTMLGTGTSGYGALPIFVVFIYFRAPWRSLVPELGEGDAIQVRNPDADGIFLVVEGDRGMFITTYLPERGESAEQFTAEHCRDILVAAIGEPMDVEIIEVAPWQPYERVADQFRTGRTYLVGDAAHTMPPFKAGGANTAIQSAHNLAWKLAAVHHGIAGPGLLATYHDERYPIGRFAARQSLIGPPLALLKLDGTSPGLAAGEEAPLFTMVLGYQYHSAAVASDATPPGTVTFVDELTGQPGTRMPHIWLPRDGDRVSTLDLIDSGFAVFTAGDPAAWTAAAARVAATFGVEVTVHALGDDGAAHTGLGAGGALLVRPDDFVGWRTETLPSDPETALRQSLSAILDR, from the coding sequence ATGAACGAGGTTCGAGTCCCGGTACTGATCGTCGGCGCGGGGGTCGCGGGGCTGGCCTGCGCGGACCTGCTGGCTCAGCACGGCGTCGAATCGATGCTGGTGGAAAAACGGCGTGAGGCCTTCGTCTACCCGAAGGCCCGCAATATCACCTGCCGCACGCTCGAGATCCTGCGGTCACTGGGCTTGGGTGACCAGGTGCACGCGGTGGCCGACGGCGTTACCAGCATGATGCTCAAACCGACGCTGAACAGCCCGTCGGCCGAGCCGGCGATGGACGTCGACGCGATCTTCGCCGTGTTCGACGGCCTCAGTCCCGAACCGGTTGCCCAGTACTGCCCGCAGAGCCACCTGGAACCCATGCTGCTCAACGACATTCGTCGTCGCGGGAGCCGGGTTCGGTACGGCACCAGCCTGGTGGGCTTCACAGAGAAACCTGACGGCGTCACCGCCGAGCTGAGCTCGGAGGTCGGTAGCCAGACGGTGCACGCCGACTATCTGATCGCCGCGGACGGGGTACGCAGCCCGATCCGGACCATGCTCGGCACCGGCACCTCAGGCTACGGGGCGCTGCCGATCTTCGTGGTGTTCATCTACTTCCGGGCTCCGTGGCGATCACTCGTGCCCGAGTTGGGTGAAGGCGACGCGATCCAGGTGCGCAACCCCGACGCGGACGGCATCTTCCTCGTCGTCGAGGGCGACCGCGGCATGTTCATCACCACCTATCTGCCCGAACGCGGTGAATCTGCCGAGCAGTTCACTGCCGAACACTGCCGCGACATTCTCGTCGCGGCGATCGGTGAACCGATGGACGTGGAGATCATCGAGGTGGCGCCGTGGCAGCCCTACGAACGGGTGGCCGATCAATTTCGCACGGGACGAACATATCTCGTGGGCGACGCGGCGCACACCATGCCGCCGTTCAAGGCCGGCGGCGCGAACACCGCGATCCAGAGTGCACACAACCTCGCCTGGAAGTTGGCGGCCGTCCATCACGGCATCGCGGGCCCCGGCCTGCTCGCGACCTATCACGACGAGCGGTATCCGATCGGCCGGTTCGCCGCCCGCCAGTCGCTCATCGGGCCGCCGCTGGCGCTGCTCAAGCTGGATGGCACGTCGCCCGGCCTGGCCGCCGGAGAAGAGGCGCCGCTGTTCACGATGGTGCTCGGCTACCAATACCATTCTGCGGCAGTGGCTTCCGACGCCACACCGCCCGGCACCGTGACCTTCGTCGACGAGTTGACCGGCCAACCGGGCACCCGCATGCCGCACATCTGGCTGCCCCGCGACGGGGACCGGGTGTCAACGTTGGACTTGATCGACTCCGGATTCGCGGTGTTCACCGCGGGGGATCCGGCGGCGTGGACGGCCGCCGCCGCGCGGGTGGCGGCCACCTTCGGGGTGGAGGTCACGGTGCATGCGCTGGGCGACGACGGGGCTGCGCACACCGGGCTCGGTGCCGGCGGCGCGCTGCTGGTGCGGCCCGACGACTTCGTCGGCTGGCGTACCGAGACCCTGCCCTCGGACCCGGAAACCGCTCTGCGTCAATCACTTTCCGCGATCCTCGACCGTTGA
- a CDS encoding LysR family transcriptional regulator, with translation MSERIPDLRRLRHFIAVAEAGGFTRAADELHLSQQALSSSVAQLEKELATTLFVREGRRVALTRAGELLRSEGRVLLAAARTVSERVRQAAGTDEVYVVGHTPALSGAEVYTRLERAITACGDTSFTFRQLYPDQLVDAVLDGTVALGLRRAVVPTSELATAVVGYDRVRLAVPAEHPLARRATADITEVAGERITLWAPPGASYYSDFLMGACRRAGFEPDYVVSRVQGAATVAAPLTTGAVAFVTTPAGPAIAGRVAVIDLDPPLLVPIQALWQRHTASAVRDAILADEPHSTVEDRGK, from the coding sequence ATGAGCGAGCGCATCCCCGACCTACGGCGTTTGCGTCATTTCATCGCGGTCGCCGAAGCCGGGGGCTTCACCCGGGCCGCCGATGAGCTGCACCTGAGCCAGCAGGCGCTCAGCAGCTCGGTTGCTCAGCTGGAGAAAGAGCTCGCCACCACACTGTTCGTCCGCGAGGGCCGGCGGGTCGCCCTGACCCGGGCCGGCGAGTTGCTGCGCAGCGAGGGCCGGGTTCTGCTCGCCGCCGCCCGCACGGTCTCCGAACGGGTGCGGCAGGCCGCAGGCACCGACGAGGTCTACGTCGTCGGCCACACCCCTGCCCTGAGTGGCGCCGAGGTGTACACCCGGCTGGAACGGGCGATCACGGCCTGCGGGGACACGTCGTTCACGTTCCGGCAGCTCTACCCCGATCAACTCGTCGACGCAGTGTTGGACGGCACGGTGGCGCTGGGACTGCGCCGCGCCGTGGTACCCACCAGCGAGTTGGCCACCGCCGTCGTGGGTTACGACCGGGTGCGACTGGCGGTGCCGGCCGAGCACCCGCTGGCGCGCCGCGCGACGGCAGACATCACCGAGGTGGCCGGCGAGCGGATCACCCTGTGGGCGCCACCGGGCGCGTCCTACTACAGCGACTTTCTGATGGGCGCCTGCCGCCGCGCCGGATTCGAACCCGACTACGTGGTGAGCCGGGTCCAGGGGGCGGCCACGGTCGCCGCGCCACTCACCACCGGCGCGGTCGCGTTCGTCACGACGCCGGCCGGTCCCGCCATCGCCGGACGGGTCGCGGTCATCGACCTGGATCCGCCGCTGCTGGTACCCATCCAGGCGCTATGGCAGCGTCACACCGCCTCGGCGGTACGCGACGCGATCCTCGCCGACGAACCGCACTCAACGGTCGAGGATCGCGGAAAGTGA
- a CDS encoding SDR family oxidoreductase — protein sequence MSKLEGKSAIVAAGAKNLGGLISTTLAERGVNVAVHYNSASSEADADKTVAAVQGAGVKAIKVQGDLTVPANVEKLFDAAVDAFGSVDIAINTVGKVLRKPFVETTEAEYDSMFDINAKAAYFFLQQAGKRLADNGSVVTIVTALLAAYTDGYSTYAGSKSPVEHFTRAASKEFGVRGINVNNVAPGPMDTPFFYPQETPERVEFHKSQAMGNRLTEITDIAPLVVFLAGDGHWINGQTIFANGGYTTR from the coding sequence ATGAGCAAACTGGAAGGTAAATCCGCGATCGTTGCCGCAGGCGCCAAGAACCTGGGCGGTCTGATCAGCACCACACTCGCCGAGCGCGGCGTCAACGTCGCCGTCCACTACAACAGCGCGTCCAGCGAGGCGGACGCCGACAAGACGGTGGCCGCGGTGCAGGGCGCCGGAGTGAAGGCCATCAAGGTGCAAGGCGATCTGACCGTGCCGGCCAACGTCGAGAAGCTCTTCGACGCCGCGGTCGACGCGTTCGGCAGCGTCGACATCGCGATCAACACCGTGGGCAAGGTGCTGCGCAAGCCGTTCGTGGAAACCACTGAGGCCGAATACGATTCGATGTTCGACATCAACGCCAAGGCGGCTTACTTCTTCCTGCAGCAGGCCGGCAAGCGCCTGGCCGACAACGGTTCGGTGGTCACCATCGTCACCGCGCTGCTGGCGGCCTATACCGACGGCTACTCGACCTACGCCGGCTCGAAGAGCCCGGTCGAACACTTCACCCGTGCGGCGTCCAAGGAGTTCGGGGTGCGTGGCATCAACGTCAACAACGTCGCGCCCGGCCCGATGGACACCCCGTTCTTCTACCCGCAGGAGACGCCCGAGCGCGTCGAGTTCCACAAGTCGCAGGCCATGGGCAACCGGTTGACCGAGATCACCGACATCGCGCCGCTGGTCGTGTTCCTCGCCGGTGACGGGCACTGGATCAACGGGCAGACCATCTTCGCCAACGGCGGCTACACCACGCGGTAG
- a CDS encoding acyl-CoA carboxylase subunit beta — MTIMAPEAAAESLDPRDPLLRLKTFFDDGCDVELLHERDRSGVLAAAGTVNGVRTVAFCTDGTVMGGAMGVDGCAHIVNAYDTAIADQSPIVGIWHSGGARLAEGVRALHAVGLVFEAMIRASGYIPQISVVVGFAAGGAAYGPALTDVIIMAPDSKVFVTGPDVVRSVTGEDVDMVSLGGPDAHHKKSGVCHIVADDELDAYERGRRLVGLFCQQGHFDRTKAESGDSDLHALLPESARRAYDVHPLITALLDEGVPFEEFQGKWAPSIVVGLGRLAGRSVGVIANNPLRLGGCLNSESAEKSARFVRLCDAFGIPLVVLVDVPGYLPGVDQEWGGVVRRGAKLLHAFGESTVPRVTLVTRKIYGGAYIAMNSRSLNATKVFAWPDAEVAVMGAKAAVGILHKKKLAAVEDLAEREALHEELAVEHERIAGGVDSAIEIGVVDEKIDPAHTRSKITQALAEAPHRRGRHKNIPL; from the coding sequence ATGACCATCATGGCCCCCGAGGCGGCTGCCGAATCACTCGATCCGCGCGATCCACTGCTCCGGCTCAAGACGTTCTTCGACGACGGCTGCGACGTCGAACTGCTGCACGAGCGTGACCGTTCCGGTGTGCTCGCCGCCGCGGGCACCGTCAACGGTGTACGGACCGTCGCGTTCTGCACCGACGGCACTGTGATGGGCGGCGCGATGGGTGTGGACGGCTGCGCCCACATCGTCAACGCCTACGACACCGCCATCGCGGACCAGAGCCCGATCGTCGGCATCTGGCACTCCGGCGGTGCCCGGCTGGCCGAGGGCGTCAGGGCCCTGCATGCCGTCGGCCTGGTGTTCGAGGCGATGATCCGCGCGTCCGGCTACATCCCGCAGATCTCGGTGGTCGTCGGCTTCGCGGCAGGCGGCGCGGCCTACGGCCCGGCGCTGACCGACGTGATCATCATGGCCCCGGACAGCAAGGTGTTCGTCACCGGCCCTGACGTCGTGCGCAGTGTCACCGGCGAGGACGTCGACATGGTGTCGCTGGGCGGCCCCGACGCCCACCACAAGAAGTCCGGCGTGTGCCACATCGTCGCCGACGACGAACTTGACGCCTACGAGCGCGGCCGCCGGCTGGTCGGATTGTTCTGCCAGCAGGGCCATTTCGACCGCACCAAGGCCGAGTCGGGAGACTCCGACCTGCACGCGCTGCTGCCGGAGTCGGCCCGTCGTGCCTACGACGTGCACCCGCTGATCACCGCTCTGCTCGACGAGGGTGTGCCGTTCGAGGAGTTCCAGGGCAAGTGGGCCCCGTCGATCGTCGTGGGCCTGGGCCGGCTGGCCGGGCGTTCGGTCGGCGTGATCGCGAACAACCCGCTGCGCCTGGGCGGCTGCCTGAACTCCGAAAGTGCCGAGAAGTCGGCACGTTTCGTGCGGCTGTGCGACGCCTTCGGCATCCCGCTGGTGGTTCTGGTTGACGTGCCCGGCTACCTGCCCGGTGTGGACCAGGAATGGGGCGGTGTCGTGCGACGCGGCGCCAAGCTGCTGCACGCCTTCGGTGAGTCGACGGTCCCCCGCGTCACGCTGGTGACCCGCAAGATCTACGGCGGCGCCTACATCGCGATGAACTCGCGGTCGCTCAACGCCACCAAGGTGTTCGCGTGGCCGGACGCCGAGGTCGCCGTGATGGGTGCCAAGGCCGCCGTCGGCATCCTGCACAAGAAGAAGCTGGCTGCCGTCGAAGACCTTGCCGAGCGCGAGGCCCTGCACGAGGAGCTGGCGGTCGAGCACGAGCGCATCGCCGGCGGGGTGGATTCGGCCATCGAGATCGGCGTGGTCGACGAGAAGATCGACCCGGCCCACACCCGCAGCAAGATCACCCAGGCCTTGGCTGAGGCGCCGCACCGCCGCGGCCGCCACAAGAACATCCCGCTGTAA
- the kasB gene encoding 3-oxoacyl-ACP synthase KasB, giving the protein MAGLSTGNGLPNVVVTGVAMSTALATDAESTWKKLLDGQSGIRTLTDPFVEEYDLPVRIGGHLLEDFDHELTRVELRRLSYLQKMSTVIGRRVWENAGTPEVDPKRLMVSVGTGLGSAEELVFAYDGMRSRGLRAVSPLVVQMYMPNGAAAAVGLERKAKAGVSTLISACASGSEAIANAWRNIVLGEADMAICGGVETKIEAVPIAGFAQMRIVLSNSNDDPQGACRPFDKDRNGFVFGEAGAMLVIETEEHAKARGANILARIMGASVTSDGYHIVAPDPNGEQAGYAMTRAIQLAGLQPSDIDHVNAHATGTSVGDVAEGVAINNAMRGHRPAVYAPKSALGHSVGAVGAVESILTVLALRDGVIPPTLNLRNLDPEIDLDVVAGEPRQGNYKYAINNSFGFGGHNVALTFGKY; this is encoded by the coding sequence ATGGCGGGATTGTCCACGGGTAACGGTCTGCCCAACGTGGTTGTGACCGGCGTCGCCATGTCGACGGCGCTGGCAACCGATGCCGAAAGTACCTGGAAGAAGTTGCTGGACGGGCAGAGCGGCATTCGCACGCTCACCGACCCGTTCGTCGAAGAGTACGACCTGCCGGTTCGCATCGGCGGTCACCTCCTCGAAGACTTCGATCATGAGCTGACGCGCGTCGAACTCCGGCGCCTGTCGTACCTCCAGAAGATGTCGACCGTGATCGGCCGGCGCGTCTGGGAGAACGCAGGCACTCCCGAGGTCGATCCCAAGCGCCTGATGGTGTCGGTCGGCACCGGCCTGGGATCTGCCGAGGAGTTGGTGTTCGCCTACGACGGCATGCGGTCCAGAGGCCTTCGTGCCGTGTCACCACTCGTTGTGCAGATGTACATGCCCAATGGCGCTGCCGCCGCTGTCGGACTCGAGCGCAAGGCCAAGGCCGGGGTGAGCACCCTGATCTCGGCCTGCGCCTCGGGTTCCGAAGCCATCGCGAATGCGTGGCGCAATATCGTGCTCGGTGAAGCCGATATGGCCATCTGCGGTGGCGTGGAAACCAAGATCGAGGCGGTGCCGATCGCCGGCTTCGCCCAGATGCGCATCGTGCTGTCCAACAGCAACGACGATCCGCAGGGCGCCTGTCGCCCGTTCGACAAAGACCGCAACGGGTTCGTCTTCGGTGAGGCCGGCGCCATGCTGGTCATCGAAACCGAGGAGCACGCCAAGGCCCGCGGCGCCAACATCCTGGCCCGCATCATGGGCGCCAGTGTCACCTCCGACGGCTACCACATCGTGGCGCCCGATCCCAACGGCGAGCAGGCGGGTTACGCCATGACCCGCGCGATCCAGTTGGCCGGTCTGCAGCCCTCGGACATCGACCACGTCAACGCGCACGCCACCGGCACCAGCGTCGGCGACGTGGCCGAGGGCGTGGCCATCAACAACGCGATGCGGGGTCACCGTCCCGCGGTCTACGCACCGAAGTCCGCGCTCGGCCACTCGGTCGGCGCGGTCGGGGCCGTGGAGTCCATTCTCACCGTCCTGGCGCTGCGCGACGGCGTCATCCCACCGACACTTAACCTGCGTAACCTCGATCCGGAGATCGACCTCGATGTCGTCGCCGGCGAACCGAGGCAGGGCAACTACAAGTACGCAATCAACAACTCGTTCGGATTCGGTGGGCACAACGTCGCGCTCACCTTCGGGAAGTACTGA
- the kasA gene encoding 3-oxoacyl-ACP synthase KasA produces MTRPSTANGGYPSVVVTAVTATTSIAPDIESTWKGLLAGESGIRVLEDDFVAKWDLPAKIGGHLKEPLDPLMTRLEMRRMSYVQRMAKYLGNQLWESAGKPEVDPDRFAVVIGTGLGGGEKIVETYDAMNEGGPRKVSPLAVQMIMPNGAAAVVGLELGARAGVITPVSACSSGSEGIAHAWRQIVMGDADIAVCGGVEGAIEALPIAAFSMMRAMSTRNEDPEGASRPFDKDRDGFVFGEAGALMVIETEEHALARGAKPLARLMGAGITSDAFHMVAPAADGLRAGAAMKRALETAGLDAKDIDHVNAHATATPIGDTAEANAIRVAGVQNAAVYAPKSALGHSIGAVGALESVLTVLALRDGVIPPTLNYETPDPEIDLDIVAGEPRYGDYQYAINNSFGFGGHNVALTFGRY; encoded by the coding sequence GTGACCAGGCCTTCCACTGCTAATGGCGGTTACCCCAGCGTTGTGGTAACCGCCGTTACGGCGACGACCTCGATCGCGCCGGACATCGAGAGCACGTGGAAGGGCCTGCTGGCAGGCGAGAGCGGTATCCGCGTCCTCGAAGACGATTTCGTCGCGAAGTGGGATCTTCCGGCCAAGATCGGTGGGCACCTCAAGGAGCCGCTCGATCCACTGATGACCCGCCTGGAGATGCGCCGCATGTCGTACGTGCAGCGCATGGCCAAGTACCTCGGGAACCAGCTGTGGGAGTCCGCCGGTAAGCCGGAGGTCGACCCGGACCGGTTCGCGGTGGTCATCGGCACCGGGCTCGGCGGTGGCGAGAAGATCGTCGAGACCTACGACGCGATGAACGAGGGTGGGCCCCGCAAGGTGTCCCCGCTCGCCGTTCAGATGATCATGCCCAACGGTGCGGCTGCGGTCGTCGGCCTCGAACTCGGGGCCCGCGCAGGCGTGATCACGCCGGTGTCGGCGTGTTCGTCGGGTTCGGAGGGCATCGCCCATGCCTGGCGGCAGATTGTCATGGGCGACGCCGACATCGCCGTCTGCGGCGGCGTCGAGGGTGCCATCGAAGCGCTGCCGATCGCGGCGTTCTCGATGATGCGTGCCATGTCGACCCGGAACGAAGACCCCGAGGGTGCGTCGCGTCCGTTCGACAAGGACCGTGACGGGTTCGTCTTCGGCGAGGCCGGTGCGCTCATGGTCATCGAGACCGAGGAGCACGCCCTGGCCCGTGGCGCCAAGCCGCTGGCCCGCCTGATGGGCGCCGGCATCACCTCCGATGCCTTCCACATGGTGGCCCCGGCCGCCGACGGCCTGCGGGCCGGTGCCGCAATGAAGCGTGCGCTGGAGACCGCCGGTCTGGACGCCAAGGACATCGACCACGTCAACGCTCACGCCACGGCCACGCCGATCGGTGACACCGCGGAGGCCAACGCCATCCGTGTCGCCGGTGTGCAGAACGCCGCGGTGTACGCACCGAAGTCGGCCCTGGGCCACTCCATCGGTGCTGTCGGTGCACTCGAATCCGTGCTGACAGTGCTGGCTCTTCGCGACGGCGTCATCCCGCCGACGTTGAACTACGAAACACCGGATCCTGAGATCGATCTCGATATCGTTGCAGGTGAGCCTCGGTATGGCGACTACCAGTACGCCATCAACAACTCGTTCGGGTTCGGTGGCCACAATGTGGCCCTGACCTTCGGGCGGTACTGA
- the acpM gene encoding meromycolate extension acyl carrier protein AcpM, with protein sequence MAASQEEIIAGLAEIIEEVTGIEPSEVTPEKSFVDDLDIDSLSMVEIAVQTEDKYGVKIPDEDLAGLRTVGDVVAYIQKLEEENPEAAAALREKFSADQ encoded by the coding sequence GTGGCCGCCAGTCAGGAAGAAATCATCGCCGGTCTCGCCGAGATCATCGAAGAGGTCACCGGCATCGAGCCGTCTGAGGTGACCCCGGAGAAGTCGTTCGTCGACGACCTGGACATCGACTCGCTGTCCATGGTGGAGATCGCCGTGCAGACCGAGGACAAGTACGGCGTGAAGATCCCCGACGAGGATCTGGCCGGCCTGCGGACCGTCGGTGACGTTGTCGCCTACATCCAGAAGCTCGAGGAAGAGAACCCCGAGGCCGCCGCCGCCCTGCGTGAGAAGTTCTCGGCCGACCAGTGA
- a CDS encoding ACP S-malonyltransferase, with protein sequence MLALLAPGQGSQTPGMLTPWLELPGAADRLAAWSQISGLDLARLGTTATAEEITDTAVTQPLVVAATLLAHEELVRRGVLDKVAAAETIVAGHSVGEIAAYAIAGVISADDAVKLAATRGAEMAKACAVEPTGMSAVLGGDEAEVLARLESLDLIPANRNAAGQIVAAGAVSALEKLAEDPPAKARVRQLATAGAFHTHYMASALDGYAAAASSVTTTEPTATLLSNADGQPVTSAADAMEKLVAQLTKPVRWDLCTASMRQREVTGIVEFPPAGTLAGIAKRELKGTPTRAIKSPEDLDTLTEL encoded by the coding sequence GTGCTCGCATTGCTCGCCCCCGGACAGGGCTCGCAGACGCCCGGCATGCTCACCCCATGGTTGGAGCTGCCCGGTGCCGCCGACCGTCTGGCGGCCTGGTCGCAGATCAGCGGCCTGGATCTGGCCCGCCTGGGCACCACGGCAACCGCCGAGGAGATCACCGACACCGCGGTGACGCAGCCGCTGGTGGTGGCCGCCACCCTGCTCGCCCATGAGGAACTCGTCCGGCGCGGCGTGCTCGACAAGGTCGCTGCCGCCGAGACCATCGTGGCAGGGCATTCCGTCGGTGAGATCGCCGCCTACGCGATCGCCGGGGTGATCTCCGCCGACGACGCGGTCAAGCTCGCCGCCACCCGCGGTGCCGAGATGGCCAAGGCCTGCGCGGTCGAGCCCACCGGCATGTCCGCGGTGCTCGGCGGCGACGAGGCAGAGGTGCTGGCCCGCCTGGAGTCGCTGGACCTGATCCCGGCCAACCGCAACGCGGCAGGTCAGATCGTGGCCGCCGGCGCCGTGTCGGCGCTGGAAAAGCTGGCCGAGGATCCGCCGGCCAAGGCCCGCGTGCGCCAGCTGGCCACCGCAGGCGCCTTCCACACCCACTACATGGCTTCCGCGCTCGACGGCTACGCGGCCGCGGCCTCGTCTGTAACGACAACCGAGCCCACCGCGACACTGCTGTCGAACGCCGACGGACAGCCCGTCACCTCGGCCGCCGATGCGATGGAGAAGCTCGTCGCTCAGCTGACCAAGCCGGTGCGCTGGGACCTGTGCACCGCGAGCATGCGTCAGCGCGAGGTCACCGGGATCGTCGAATTCCCGCCGGCCGGTACGTTGGCCGGCATCGCGAAGCGGGAACTCAAGGGCACGCCGACGCGCGCCATCAAGTCCCCTGAGGACCTCGACACCCTCACCGAGCTCTAG